In Pseudemcibacter aquimaris, the sequence GGTAGCTTTTTGATATCGCGGCGACCTTCGTGCATGCTGCCTGCCCCCATTGCGCGCACGCCTTCTAATTTTTCACCGTGGCATACGGCACATTGATATTCATATAATTCACGGCCAAGGGCAACATTGCCGCTGCCGTCTGGTAAGCCAGTACCATCAATATGAATATCGCCGTCATATCTTGCAATTTCATCGGGGCTGACGGATGTGCCGAAGCCATATTTTTCTTGCGCAGTCGCGTAAACAGCACCAAAGGTGAGGGACGTTGCAACGGCTGTAAAACCGATAATATTTTTATATTTAGCGAACATTTGTAATCTCCCCATCTTGTGCGATGTGCCATTTCTGGATGGCGTTGTTATGCATTATGCCAACGGGACCCTGAAGCTTATACATTTCATCATAGGTCGGCTGAACATATCCGGTATCATCGGTGCAGCGGCTAAGGATTGTTGTTTCTTTGCCGTCCCAACGCCATGGATGGGTAAAGCGCGTATGACATTTCGGAAGTACTGGGCCTTGCAATGTCGCGTCCTGCCAAGTGTTGCCGTCGTCCGTTGATACTTCAACCTTTTTGACGGTGCCATGACCAGACCAGCCAAGACCGCTTATTTCATAAAAACCGGGGCCATTCAGCTTCATTCCTCCGGATGGGGATGTGATGACAGAACGTGCTTCCATATAAAATGAAAAGGCGCGGATTTCATCATTGGGTCGTGGGTCGGCATATTCGGTGTTTTCATGATGGGTCCACCATGGTTTATCACCAACCTCTAACCTGCGTAGCCATTTGACATTCATGTTGCCTTCAAAACCCGGTACAATAAGGCGCAGCGGGAATCCTTGTTCAGGGCGAAGGAATTCACCATTTTGCGCATAGGCAAGAAACGCATCATCCATCGCTTTCCAAAGCGGGATGCTTCGGGTCATGCGGGCGCCATCGT encodes:
- a CDS encoding c-type cytochrome — translated: MFAKYKNIIGFTAVATSLTFGAVYATAQEKYGFGTSVSPDEIARYDGDIHIDGTGLPDGSGNVALGRELYEYQCAVCHGEKLEGVRAMGAGSMHEGRRDIKKLPYATSLFDFIRRAMPLTDPGTLSNDEAYGLTAFLLVETGVIDDPDLTLDAESLKAIKMPNRDKFIIDPDSRFTAEDLADK
- the soxC gene encoding sulfite dehydrogenase, translating into MKSSRRHFMQASLAGSAALLADSALAQDTTLIPGRGPGEPIDSSVTYADRSPYVKDAKMRGSANGLVGGGFTPLQHSRGMVTPSGLHFEVHHSGVPDIDPSEHKLLIHGLVDDEKIFTMENLLRFPSVSHFHFLECAGNGMGEWMAPRGKTVQQTHGLTSCSEWTGVSLKVLLNELGVRGDAKWILAEGDDGARMTRSIPLWKAMDDAFLAYAQNGEFLRPEQGFPLRLIVPGFEGNMNVKWLRRLEVGDKPWWTHHENTEYADPRPNDEIRAFSFYMEARSVITSPSGGMKLNGPGFYEISGLGWSGHGTVKKVEVSTDDGNTWQDATLQGPVLPKCHTRFTHPWRWDGKETTILSRCTDDTGYVQPTYDEMYKLQGPVGIMHNNAIQKWHIAQDGEITNVR